Part of the Candidatus Hydrogenedens sp. genome, AGAAGTCAGTTTTAAAATTATGGATTATGCTTATGATATAGGAATAAATTTTTTTGATACTGCTCACAATTACAATAAAGGGGAAACGGAAAAGATTGTGGGGGAGTGGATAAATAGTAAGCGGAAAGATATTATCCTTGCCTCTAAAGTATTTTTCCCATCACAACAAGGGATAAATAATGAAGGATTATCTAAAAAAAATATTATGCAATCCGTGGAAGAATCTTTGCGACGATTGAAAACAGAATACCTTGATATACTTTATCTTCATCATTGGGACGAATATACATCCATAGAATATTCTTTAGAAGCAGTTCATACATTAATTATGCAAGGGAAAGTCCTTTATATGGGCATTTCTAATTTTTCTGCATGGCAAATAATGAAAGCAATTGCAGTAGCAAGAGAGTACCATTTTACCCCCGTTGTTTGTATCCAGCCTATGTATAGCCTTATTAAACGGCAGGTAGAAGTAGAAATTTTGCCTTTAGCCAAACAAGAGAATCTTGCTGTAGTTCCGTATAATGTTCTGGGAGCAGGAATGTTAACAGGAAAATACTTAAAAGGGGAGAAGGGAAGATTAATTGAAAATAAAATGTATCAACAGCGTTATAGTAACCCAATGTATGAAGAAATTACACGAAAATTTGTTCAATATGCAGAGGGAAAAGGTTATTCCCCAGCCGTTTTATCAGCAAGTTGGGTAAAAAGTAACCCGGCCATTACTTCCATCTTATTAGGAGCAAGGACTCTGGAACAATTCAAAGAAGTAATACAATGTGTTGATTTAAAACTATCCCTGGAACAGTGGGAAGAGATTTCAAAATTATCATATCAACCACCTTTACCTACAGATAGAGAACCTCTGGATGTTTATCGTTTAAGAGGTTGGTAGGTATCAATCATATTGTGCAAGATAAGGTTGTAATCGTTGGGTAAGGAATTCCCGCATTTCTTTTAAATTTTCGATTATTAAGTCTATATTTTGTGCAGGGACAGGTTGTCTTCCAAAAATTCCCCGCACTTCAACAAAAAGTTCTTTTTTACTGTGACGGAAAGATTCTATTAGAACATGATATATTCCTGGGGTATCGTTCGACTCCGGAAATACAAATCGTATCCCTGTTGTCGCTAAGGGTCTTCCAAAATGGTCAATCATGAGTTCCTGTGATTGATTTAATAATTTTTCCAAAATGAAAGATTTTGCATCTTCATATCGAGTTAGAGCAAATGTCGAGCGTAGAGTTCCTGTATGAGCAAGGAAAGCCATCTGATTTCTCACCTGTAATATCTTAGGTCCTAATTCTTTTACTTTGTTTAAAAATTCATTAAAAGTAATGGCTGTCCACTCTTCTATAATTATAGTTCGGTCTAAAAGAAAAAGAACTATGGATTGGTTTCTATTTCCTCGTGTAGAGTAAAAGCGTGTTTGCATGGGAAAACTAAAATCAATACTATCATAGGAAACAGGAGAACCAATTAAATCATAATAAAACCTTTGTAAAGTTTCTTTATTTATAGGCGTCGGATTATGTATCAGTTCAACAGAAAAATGAATAGGTCTGTCTTCTATGTGCATGAAAAACTCCCAAAAGCGTTATAATTCAATTAAAAATTAACAAATTTATACCATTATAAAATAAAATGTTTTAATAATAAAATAAGAAAGGAATTGAATTTGGAAGAAGGAAGAATACTTGCTATTGATTATGGTGAAGTTCGAATGGGACTTGCCATAAGTGACCCGCTACGAATTTTCGCTTTCCCTCTAACGGTAATAGATTTAAAGAAAAATGTAGATTTTATAAAGACGATACAGGATATTATCAAAGAAAAAGAGGTTAAGAGAATTATTATCGGTTATCCATTGAAAATGGATGGAAGTGAAGGGATACAAACAGAAAAAGTAAAGGGTTTTGTAGAAGAACTTAAAGGAAAGATAAATATAGATATTGAAATGGTAGATGAAAGATTAACTACTACCGTAGCCCAACGAGCATTAACAGATATAGGTATAGGACAGAAAAAACAAAGAGGTATTATAGATAAAATTGCGGCAGCAAAACTGTTAGAGACATATTTGGAATTAAATAAAGGGAAATAAAAAGTATAGAGGTATGAAAAAAATTCTATACAAAATAGTGCTTATGTGTTTGTTTATAGTGATAGGCTTATCATTGATGATAGGAGTTGTTGTTGTAGGTGGATATATATACATTGTAAGAGAAGGAGTCTCTGGAGAACCTATTGAAATAACAATTAACAAAGGAAGCACTGCGAAGGATATTGCTTTTCTATTAAAAGAGAAAGGACTTATTCCCCATGAAATTTTCTTTTTAGTCTTAATCAAAATGAAAGGAGGAGATAAAGATATAAAGTATGGTATATATTCTATTCCCAAGGGTTACTCTGCTCAACAAATATATGAACTTCTCCTAAAAGGTCCTATCCGTCCTATATATGCATATAAAATAACCATTCCAGAGGGGTTAACAAATAAACAAATATCCTTAACTGCACCAGACCCGCAAAAATTTCTGGAACTCGTAAATTCCAATGAATATGCAAAAGAAAAAAATATTCCGGGACCTACTGTGGAAGGCTTTCTAATGCCAGGAACATATCTATTTGAAGAAGTTCCTGATGCAAAGACCCTTGCCGATATGATGATAAATCAATTTGAGAAAGAATGGAAAAAATTAATGGAAGAAAACGGGTTTGAACTTTCCAATGAGGAAAAATATCAAAAAGTTATTGTAGCATCTTTAATTGAAGAAGAATCGAAAGTAGATGAAGAACGCCCTCTTATTGCCCAGGTTATATATAATCGTTTGAAGAAAGACATGCCTCTACAGATTGATGCAACATTACAATATGCTAATCAAAAGTATGGCGTATTACTCACAAATGCTGATAAACAGATAGATTCTCCTTATAATACATACAAATACAAGGGCTTACCTCCCACTCCTATATCCAATCCCGGTTTACCCAGTTTACGCGCAGCCTTATTCCCTGAATTAGGAGAATATCTTTATTTTGTATCTAATGCAGACGGAAAAACACATACATTTAGCAAAGATATTGATACACACACAGATGCCGTTATTCATTATCGTAAAGCAATAAAAAAGAAACAAAATAATAGAACAGAGTCTAATCAGAAACAGTAAATATTATTTATCTATTGTTGATTGCTGATTTTTTTGCGATTGCATAAAAGGAAGGTAGTAGCAAAGAGACAAATTATTATGTCACCCCAATATGAATTTCTATCATAATTAGGTCCACAGGAAATGATAAATCGTCTTTTTGCCCCTTTGCTAATTACCAGTGTTACTTCCGTATCTTTTGATACTTCCGTTCCAGTTGCTGGTTCCGTTCTAATGACTTTTCCTTTAGGAATATCTTTGCTATATTCCTCTTTTATTGTATTTGAAACACGAAGTCCTGCGGAAATCAATATTTGTGTTGC contains:
- a CDS encoding aldo/keto reductase, coding for MNYVPLGKSGLKVSEICLGTMTFGNEADKEVSFKIMDYAYDIGINFFDTAHNYNKGETEKIVGEWINSKRKDIILASKVFFPSQQGINNEGLSKKNIMQSVEESLRRLKTEYLDILYLHHWDEYTSIEYSLEAVHTLIMQGKVLYMGISNFSAWQIMKAIAVAREYHFTPVVCIQPMYSLIKRQVEVEILPLAKQENLAVVPYNVLGAGMLTGKYLKGEKGRLIENKMYQQRYSNPMYEEITRKFVQYAEGKGYSPAVLSASWVKSNPAITSILLGARTLEQFKEVIQCVDLKLSLEQWEEISKLSYQPPLPTDREPLDVYRLRGW
- the ruvX gene encoding Holliday junction resolvase RuvX encodes the protein MEEGRILAIDYGEVRMGLAISDPLRIFAFPLTVIDLKKNVDFIKTIQDIIKEKEVKRIIIGYPLKMDGSEGIQTEKVKGFVEELKGKINIDIEMVDERLTTTVAQRALTDIGIGQKKQRGIIDKIAAAKLLETYLELNKGK
- the mltG gene encoding endolytic transglycosylase MltG: MKKILYKIVLMCLFIVIGLSLMIGVVVVGGYIYIVREGVSGEPIEITINKGSTAKDIAFLLKEKGLIPHEIFFLVLIKMKGGDKDIKYGIYSIPKGYSAQQIYELLLKGPIRPIYAYKITIPEGLTNKQISLTAPDPQKFLELVNSNEYAKEKNIPGPTVEGFLMPGTYLFEEVPDAKTLADMMINQFEKEWKKLMEENGFELSNEEKYQKVIVASLIEEESKVDEERPLIAQVIYNRLKKDMPLQIDATLQYANQKYGVLLTNADKQIDSPYNTYKYKGLPPTPISNPGLPSLRAALFPELGEYLYFVSNADGKTHTFSKDIDTHTDAVIHYRKAIKKKQNNRTESNQKQ